One segment of Buteo buteo chromosome 6, bButBut1.hap1.1, whole genome shotgun sequence DNA contains the following:
- the LOC142032109 gene encoding protein FAM177A1 isoform X2, giving the protein MEQGLSAITLYCAPAAGPAAAACAMEPEQQLANGDRGFENVELGVIGKKKKIPRRVIHFASGETMEEYSTDEEEDEQEKKDLLPPVDPTTLTWGPYLWFHMLRVATSTLSVCDFLGEKIASVLGISTPKYQYAIDEYYRMKREEEEEEQENKMSEEAERQHREQQNKPQAEAPVQTDQPEATACTSFVNVNFENEGDCQSSGENKQDVVPVPP; this is encoded by the exons aTGGAGCAGGGGCTGTCCGCCATCACCCTCTACtgcgcgcccgccgccggccccgcggctGCCGCCTGCGCCATGGAGCCCGAgcag cAACTTGCAAATGGAGATAGAGGCTTTGAGAATGTAGAATTGGGTGTCataggaaagaagaagaaaattccaAGGAGGGTTATTCATTTTGCAAGTGGAGAAACAATGGAAGAATATAGCACAGATGAAGAAGAAGatgaacaagagaaaaaagaccTGTTGCCACCTGTAGATCCT ACAACGCTCACATGGGGGCCCTACTTGTGGTTTCACATGCTGCGAGTTGCCACATCAACCTTATCAG TGTGTGATTTCCTTGGGGAAAAGATTGCATCTGTTCTGGGGATAAGCACACCAAAATACCAATATGCCATTGATGAGTATTACAGAATGAAGAGAGAG gaggaagaggaggaacaggaaaacaagatgtcagaagaagcagaaagacagCATCGGGAACAGCAGAACAAGCCACAAGCTGAAGCTCCTGTCCAGACAGACCAGCCTGAAGCAACAGCATGCACTTCATTCGTGAATGTAAACTTTGAAAATGAGGGAGATTGCCAGTCCAGTggggaaaataaacaagatgTAGTTCCCGTCCCTCCTTAA